The following are from one region of the Candidatus Saccharibacteria bacterium genome:
- a CDS encoding DUF2779 domain-containing protein, producing MAIQLTKSDYLLYLKHPAWLWLKKNRPKFLPPITANQQAIFDDGNLFETIVEQKFTGLTRLGFENYDEYKSLTARTKKLLDAGDKLISQARFEANQLTCICDIVEQVGERELELYEIKGSTRVKPEHIDDLAFQTTVLMGAGYKVSKISVIFCNNRYVRNGEVDPNKICVTQDVTALVAARISQTRREIKKALQVAAQAEMPNPSPARARLGSFKEWRDIYLKLRPQAEPYNIYTLCRSNEHVIAELEHRGISRLVDIPEDVELKPAQRWQVDATKSDEPIVDGEKIDKFLGGLAYPLYFLDYETLGSVVPPFDGLRPYQQMPFQYSLHVIDNPGGELRHREYLHSSGDNPSRPLLEQLKEDIGEQGTVLTWNEGFEKSCNTLLGQQCPEFASFTNQLNDRIKDLMLPFFKGWYIDAGFYGSASIKNVLPVLVPELNHKDMEISEGMTAQRLWMQTILGGAEDGKEELLKNLRAYCELDTLAMVKIYEFLQQRQRPAPLEATQPTLF from the coding sequence ATGGCAATTCAGCTCACCAAATCAGATTATTTGCTTTACTTAAAGCACCCGGCTTGGCTATGGCTTAAAAAAAATAGGCCTAAATTCTTGCCGCCGATTACAGCCAACCAACAGGCCATATTTGATGATGGCAATCTTTTTGAAACCATAGTCGAGCAAAAGTTTACTGGACTTACACGACTAGGCTTTGAAAATTATGATGAATACAAGAGCTTAACAGCCCGAACCAAAAAACTGCTCGACGCAGGCGATAAGTTGATCTCTCAGGCTCGCTTTGAAGCCAACCAGCTAACCTGCATATGCGACATTGTGGAACAAGTTGGCGAACGCGAGCTAGAACTTTATGAGATCAAGGGCAGCACCCGGGTTAAGCCCGAGCACATCGATGATCTGGCCTTTCAAACAACAGTATTGATGGGCGCAGGCTACAAGGTTAGTAAAATTTCGGTAATTTTTTGTAACAATCGCTACGTGCGCAATGGCGAGGTTGATCCAAATAAGATCTGTGTAACCCAAGATGTTACGGCCTTGGTAGCGGCGCGAATCTCGCAAACTAGAAGAGAGATAAAAAAAGCGCTGCAAGTAGCAGCTCAAGCCGAAATGCCCAATCCCAGCCCGGCTCGAGCCCGACTCGGCAGCTTTAAGGAGTGGCGAGATATTTATTTGAAACTACGACCCCAAGCCGAGCCTTATAACATCTACACCTTGTGTCGTAGCAACGAGCATGTAATTGCCGAACTTGAGCATCGCGGCATAAGTCGACTGGTCGATATTCCAGAAGATGTTGAGCTCAAGCCGGCTCAGCGTTGGCAGGTCGATGCCACAAAAAGTGATGAGCCGATTGTGGACGGCGAAAAAATCGATAAGTTTTTGGGCGGGCTGGCATATCCTTTGTACTTCTTAGATTACGAAACGCTGGGCTCGGTAGTGCCGCCGTTCGATGGGCTAAGACCGTACCAGCAAATGCCTTTTCAATACAGCCTGCACGTTATCGATAATCCAGGCGGCGAGTTGCGCCATCGTGAATACCTGCATAGCTCGGGCGACAACCCGAGCCGACCGCTCCTGGAGCAATTAAAAGAAGACATCGGCGAACAGGGCACAGTATTAACTTGGAACGAAGGTTTTGAAAAGTCTTGTAATACTCTACTCGGCCAACAGTGTCCTGAATTTGCTAGCTTTACCAACCAATTGAACGATCGAATTAAAGACTTAATGCTGCCGTTTTTTAAGGGCTGGTACATCGATGCTGGCTTTTATGGCTCGGCTAGCATAAAGAATGTATTGCCAGTTCTGGTGCCCGAGCTCAATCACAAAGATATGGAAATTTCCGAGGGCATGACCGCTCAAAGACTGTGGATGCAAACGATCTTAGGAGGTGCCGAAGATGGCAAAGAAGAACTGCTAAAAAATCTTCGGGCCTATTGCGAACTCGATACCCTAGCCATGGTAAAGATCTATGAGTTTTTGCAGCAACGGCAAAG
- a CDS encoding MarP family serine protease, with product MNLIDVLIILAVIYSIYRWSQIGLVAGLSTLAGTLGGLVAGVLIAPWAMNQFTDPNLRFVAAMATIGLMMLGFGYCFAWLANKLNQKIEQAKLDKANSILGGVFSIFAVLIGVWLLASVLATSPFDWLNRQIGRSAVVQTLNKNLPPAPPVVARVSSLFNNLEFPQVFVGPAPAPATPVDAAGPAEVKSAVAAAGLSTVRIEGNGCGGRLDGSGFVVAEGLVMTNAHVVAGINEPFVQDSNGSHRSAVVYFNPDLDVAVLRTSNLAGSPLAVSNVAVTRGTKAAVLGFPGGGGFDAKAAGVNRQITARGLNIYGNSSSTRNIYELQTQVVPGNSGGPVVLPNGTVIGMVFARAEDGSGVGYAIISPDLVGIINQTQGLSSPVSTQTCVDRV from the coding sequence ATGAATTTGATCGACGTATTAATAATACTGGCAGTTATATACAGTATTTACCGCTGGAGCCAAATTGGCTTGGTGGCTGGTTTGAGTACTCTAGCCGGCACCCTGGGTGGCTTGGTGGCTGGGGTGCTGATTGCGCCATGGGCAATGAACCAGTTTACTGATCCCAACCTGCGATTTGTGGCGGCTATGGCTACGATTGGGCTTATGATGCTGGGCTTTGGCTACTGCTTTGCGTGGCTGGCCAATAAGCTAAACCAAAAGATTGAGCAAGCTAAACTCGATAAGGCCAACTCTATTTTGGGCGGGGTATTTAGCATTTTTGCGGTCTTAATTGGTGTTTGGCTGCTAGCCTCGGTTTTGGCTACCAGCCCATTTGATTGGCTAAACCGGCAAATTGGCCGCTCGGCCGTAGTTCAAACTCTTAATAAAAACCTGCCGCCAGCGCCGCCAGTGGTGGCTCGTGTGAGCAGCCTATTTAATAATCTTGAATTTCCGCAAGTCTTTGTGGGGCCAGCGCCAGCTCCGGCTACACCGGTCGATGCAGCTGGCCCAGCCGAAGTTAAGTCGGCCGTGGCTGCAGCTGGGCTTTCAACTGTTCGTATTGAGGGCAATGGCTGCGGTGGCCGCTTAGATGGCTCGGGCTTTGTAGTGGCTGAAGGCCTAGTTATGACCAATGCTCATGTGGTGGCCGGGATAAACGAGCCGTTTGTACAAGACTCAAACGGCAGTCATCGCTCGGCAGTGGTTTACTTTAATCCAGATCTCGACGTGGCAGTGTTACGAACAAGCAATCTGGCGGGCTCACCACTGGCGGTTAGTAACGTAGCAGTGACGCGTGGTACCAAAGCCGCGGTGCTGGGTTTTCCGGGCGGCGGCGGCTTCGACGCTAAGGCGGCAGGCGTAAATCGGCAAATTACAGCTCGGGGGCTAAACATTTATGGCAACTCCAGCTCTACTCGAAACATCTATGAACTCCAAACCCAGGTTGTGCCGGGCAATTCGGGCGGTCCCGTAGTGTTGCCCAACGGCACGGTTATTGGCATGGTATTTGCCCGGGCCGAAGACGGCTCAGGAGTGGGCTACGCCATAATCTCGCCCGATCTTGTTGGTATAATTAACCAAACCCAAGGGTTGTCTAGCCCGGTTAGCACCCAGACTTGTGTCGATCGAGTATAA
- a CDS encoding DUF1697 domain-containing protein — protein sequence MNKTEVFVALLRGINVGGNNKVEMAKLKAVFESLGFTEVKTYINSGNVVFADSKDKPNKEQLIEKAIKQEFGYSVPVVIRTQAAIEMLLNKVPNEWANDANQKTDVMFLWDEVDDPEVVKVIDYNPEFEHILYVPGSVVWNVDREHIKQGSGIKLIGTKPYRKMTARNINTVRKLAELMKF from the coding sequence TTGAACAAAACCGAAGTTTTTGTGGCTCTACTGCGCGGGATCAATGTGGGCGGGAATAATAAAGTTGAGATGGCAAAGCTCAAGGCTGTTTTTGAATCTCTAGGTTTTACAGAAGTTAAAACCTACATAAACTCTGGCAATGTGGTTTTTGCTGATTCTAAAGACAAACCCAACAAAGAGCAGCTGATCGAAAAAGCTATTAAGCAAGAATTTGGATATAGTGTGCCGGTGGTTATTCGTACTCAAGCGGCTATAGAAATGTTACTTAATAAGGTGCCAAACGAGTGGGCAAACGATGCTAACCAAAAAACCGATGTAATGTTTTTGTGGGACGAGGTCGATGACCCGGAGGTAGTTAAGGTTATAGATTATAATCCCGAGTTTGAGCATATACTGTATGTTCCTGGGTCTGTGGTTTGGAATGTCGACCGCGAGCACATTAAACAAGGCAGTGGCATTAAGCTAATTGGCACTAAGCCTTACCGTAAAATGACCGCCCGCAACATTAATACCGTGCGCAAACTCGCCGAGTTAATGAAATTCTAA
- a CDS encoding type II toxin-antitoxin system death-on-curing family toxin: protein MAKEMMAHDEPMPDFASHDRNKLESSLDTIKQGFNGEELYPSLTHKAAMVFYLITKNHAFENGNKRMAVCILLFFLLKNHKWLHVDPRKLYDIAVLVASSKAAEKDIVFKTVERFITTNMVDSPDELKHISF, encoded by the coding sequence TTGGCAAAAGAGATGATGGCTCACGACGAGCCAATGCCTGATTTTGCATCTCACGATCGCAACAAGCTAGAATCTAGTTTAGACACGATTAAGCAGGGCTTTAATGGCGAAGAGCTTTATCCTAGCTTAACCCACAAAGCTGCCATGGTGTTTTATTTGATTACCAAAAACCATGCATTCGAAAACGGCAACAAACGTATGGCAGTGTGTATATTGCTGTTCTTCTTGCTTAAAAACCACAAATGGCTTCACGTTGATCCACGTAAACTTTATGATATTGCGGTATTGGTAGCGAGCAGTAAGGCTGCGGAAAAAGATATCGTATTTAAAACCGTAGAACGATTTATTACTACCAATATGGTTGATTCGCCAGACGAACTAAAGCATATATCTTTTTAG
- a CDS encoding N-6 DNA methylase, with amino-acid sequence MPENQIERYIQEVKSAYQTGHAREHAYRPALERLMSSFPGTIGVNDPKRSEFGNPDFIFLKRSNNSVVLGYAEAKDIDTDLDRVEKTNQLHRYAGYDNLFLTNSLEFRFYKNGEKYQTIGIGAIDDGQIELDSSNFSYLENELKAFLEQAPEKIKSGKRLALIMGAKARRIRDNVSAYLDSEDEKSAELEKIYNMIKSLLVHDLSHEKFADMYAQTLVYGLFVARYNDDTPASFTRQEARDLVPDTNPFLREFFDHIVGPHFDKRLAYIVDELCEVFSVSDVKDIVHKHLKLTDLNHDGKDPIIHFYEDFLKEYDPEERKKMGAYYTPIPVVRFIVRQVDKILKEEFGLAGGLADTTKKRFLLNTKPKRTYKDLHRVQILDPAVGTATFLNEIIKYIYAGLKGQEGRWLSYAEQELVPRLYGFELMMAPYTIAHLKLGMTLQETGVENLNERLGLYLTNTLEEGIKNQLDMFSNFGLAGEVTKEAALAAEVKDEKPIMVIVGNPPYSGESSNKTDFALDLVNKYKVEPGGKSKLQERNPKWINDDYVKFIAFAEEMIEKNGEGIVAMITNHAYLDNPTFRGMRWHFSETFDKIYILDLHGNAKKKEVSPDGGIDENVFDIMQGVAILLAVKRGRSKASAQIYLSDLYGPRTDKFAEMNVNKIPWQQIKPDNEMFYFKKEKDSEIGQSYREGIRLSDLFSINSVGVVTGADKVLIAFTEQELVKNLEAAKSNQDKRGEYLATNEIVDSNILPIDYRLFDSRLIYFESNLIERTRLKVMKSMIGKDNYCLVTIRRSRDKNADWSFVFISALMTSGSTFISSLDINYVMPLYTYDDSGNRYDNFNRDELKRLMVNIDSKTDVRLVFDYIYATLHSTSYREKYKEFLKMDFPRVPIPNNDQQFRALAELGGQLRELHLMNSSLLETLEITYPEQGSNIVEDVKYWPADTSTFWKGQEKEATVYKANTVTINKDQYFGSVPEAAWNFYIGGYQPAQKWLKDRKGRTLTNDDIVHYQKIIKALIETDRIMKEIDKVWKI; translated from the coding sequence ATGCCAGAAAATCAAATAGAAAGATACATTCAAGAAGTTAAGTCTGCATATCAGACTGGCCATGCTCGCGAGCATGCCTATAGACCAGCTCTAGAGCGGCTTATGTCGAGCTTCCCAGGTACGATTGGTGTTAATGACCCTAAACGCTCTGAATTTGGAAACCCGGACTTTATTTTCTTGAAAAGATCAAATAATAGTGTGGTCTTGGGTTATGCAGAAGCCAAAGATATCGACACAGACCTAGATAGGGTCGAGAAAACAAACCAACTACATCGCTACGCTGGTTACGACAACTTATTTCTTACAAACTCGCTTGAATTTAGGTTTTATAAAAACGGCGAAAAATATCAGACAATAGGAATTGGTGCTATTGATGATGGCCAAATTGAGCTCGATTCTTCGAACTTTTCTTATTTGGAAAACGAACTTAAGGCATTCTTGGAACAAGCACCAGAAAAAATAAAAAGTGGCAAGCGGTTAGCACTGATAATGGGTGCAAAGGCACGTCGTATTAGAGATAATGTCTCAGCCTATCTAGATAGTGAAGATGAAAAGAGTGCAGAGCTAGAAAAAATTTATAACATGATCAAGTCACTCTTGGTGCATGACTTAAGCCACGAAAAATTTGCCGACATGTACGCCCAGACATTAGTATATGGCTTGTTTGTGGCTCGTTATAATGATGACACACCAGCCAGCTTTACTCGACAGGAAGCTCGTGATTTGGTGCCAGACACCAATCCGTTTTTACGTGAGTTTTTTGACCATATTGTTGGGCCGCACTTTGACAAACGATTGGCCTATATCGTCGACGAGCTGTGTGAGGTTTTTTCTGTTAGTGACGTAAAAGATATTGTCCATAAGCATCTTAAGTTGACCGACCTTAATCATGACGGTAAAGACCCAATAATTCACTTCTACGAGGACTTCTTGAAGGAATATGATCCTGAAGAACGGAAAAAAATGGGAGCATATTATACTCCGATTCCAGTTGTGAGATTTATTGTTCGGCAAGTTGATAAAATTTTGAAAGAGGAGTTTGGCCTTGCTGGGGGGTTGGCCGACACGACTAAAAAGCGATTTTTGCTAAATACTAAGCCGAAGAGAACTTATAAAGATCTACATAGAGTCCAAATACTTGACCCCGCCGTTGGAACAGCAACTTTTTTGAATGAAATTATCAAATACATTTACGCAGGGCTTAAGGGCCAAGAGGGCCGATGGCTCAGCTATGCAGAACAAGAGCTTGTTCCTCGCCTTTATGGATTTGAACTAATGATGGCACCTTATACAATTGCACACCTTAAGCTAGGCATGACCTTGCAAGAAACTGGTGTAGAAAATTTGAATGAACGACTAGGCCTATACTTAACCAACACACTTGAAGAAGGCATTAAAAACCAGCTCGATATGTTTTCAAATTTTGGGTTAGCTGGTGAAGTCACCAAAGAAGCAGCATTGGCTGCAGAGGTCAAAGATGAGAAGCCAATTATGGTAATTGTGGGCAACCCTCCATATAGTGGTGAGAGTTCAAATAAAACAGACTTTGCATTAGATTTGGTAAATAAATACAAAGTAGAACCTGGTGGAAAATCTAAGCTACAAGAGCGCAATCCTAAATGGATTAATGATGATTATGTTAAGTTTATTGCGTTCGCAGAGGAAATGATCGAAAAAAATGGCGAGGGTATAGTTGCAATGATTACAAACCACGCATATCTAGATAACCCGACATTTCGGGGTATGAGATGGCACTTCTCAGAAACGTTTGACAAAATTTATATCTTAGATTTACATGGCAATGCAAAGAAGAAGGAAGTTTCGCCAGATGGCGGAATAGATGAAAATGTTTTTGACATAATGCAGGGAGTAGCAATATTGCTCGCAGTAAAGAGGGGCAGAAGCAAAGCGTCCGCACAGATTTATCTTTCTGACTTGTATGGCCCTAGAACTGATAAATTTGCTGAGATGAATGTCAACAAGATACCGTGGCAGCAAATTAAGCCCGATAATGAGATGTTTTATTTCAAAAAAGAAAAGGATTCAGAGATCGGACAATCATACCGCGAAGGCATACGGCTAAGCGATTTGTTTAGCATAAATAGTGTTGGGGTTGTAACGGGTGCCGATAAAGTATTAATAGCGTTTACAGAGCAGGAGCTTGTAAAAAACTTGGAGGCAGCAAAGTCTAACCAAGATAAACGTGGAGAATATCTAGCTACCAACGAGATTGTAGATTCAAATATTCTCCCGATTGATTATAGGCTATTCGACAGTAGACTTATTTACTTTGAATCCAATCTAATTGAGCGCACAAGACTAAAAGTTATGAAAAGCATGATCGGCAAGGACAACTATTGTTTAGTTACAATAAGGCGCTCTAGAGATAAAAATGCTGATTGGTCTTTTGTTTTTATTTCTGCATTAATGACCTCAGGCTCAACCTTTATAAGTTCTTTGGATATAAATTATGTTATGCCCCTCTACACTTATGACGATTCTGGAAATCGATATGATAACTTTAACAGGGACGAGTTAAAAAGACTCATGGTTAACATTGATTCAAAGACAGATGTTAGATTGGTGTTTGACTATATTTACGCAACACTTCACTCGACAAGTTATCGCGAAAAATATAAAGAATTTCTGAAGATGGACTTCCCAAGGGTACCCATTCCCAATAATGATCAGCAATTTAGGGCACTAGCTGAACTTGGCGGGCAACTTCGTGAGCTTCATTTAATGAATTCATCACTACTTGAAACGCTTGAAATCACCTATCCTGAGCAAGGATCAAACATAGTAGAAGATGTAAAATATTGGCCCGCCGACACCAGCACTTTTTGGAAAGGGCAAGAAAAAGAAGCAACCGTTTACAAGGCAAATACGGTAACAATTAATAAAGATCAATATTTTGGAAGTGTGCCAGAAGCTGCCTGGAACTTCTACATTGGCGGTTATCAACCAGCCCAAAAGTGGCTCAAGGATCGGAAAGGCAGAACTCTAACAAACGACGATATTGTACACTATCAAAAAATCATTAAAGCTCTAATAGAAACAGATAGAATTATGAAAGAAATTGATAAGGTCTGGAAGATTTAA
- a CDS encoding DUF308 domain-containing protein, with protein sequence MAKAVAVDMTPGLQEPTWVSVVKGVVFVLFGLTALAWPAITLVNLAWVFALYILVIGVVELVSGIIYAGKQDFWWLKLLMGALSIGVGVYLLRADSVVQLSTFLFVVGFVLIFRGVLEVVFAFNRAIEGSTRALLAIVGIISVLAGFVILRQPVAAGVAFTWVLGLYALISGPIIIGMAIAHHHNS encoded by the coding sequence ATGGCAAAAGCAGTCGCTGTCGACATGACACCAGGCCTCCAAGAACCAACTTGGGTTTCGGTAGTCAAAGGCGTGGTGTTTGTACTGTTTGGGCTAACCGCTCTGGCTTGGCCGGCAATTACGCTGGTGAACTTGGCCTGGGTGTTTGCCCTATATATATTAGTAATCGGGGTAGTTGAGCTAGTAAGCGGCATAATCTATGCCGGCAAACAAGACTTTTGGTGGCTCAAGCTCCTAATGGGTGCGCTAAGCATTGGCGTGGGCGTATACTTGCTGCGAGCTGATAGTGTGGTGCAACTCTCAACCTTCCTGTTTGTGGTTGGTTTTGTGTTGATCTTTCGCGGCGTGCTCGAGGTCGTGTTCGCTTTTAACCGCGCAATCGAAGGTTCCACTCGAGCTCTGCTCGCAATCGTGGGTATAATCAGCGTATTGGCTGGTTTTGTAATCTTACGCCAGCCGGTCGCTGCCGGCGTAGCTTTTACCTGGGTCTTGGGCTTGTACGCGTTAATTTCTGGTCCAATCATTATTGGCATGGCCATCGCGCACCATCACAACTCTTAG
- a CDS encoding DUF1211 domain-containing protein, with protein sequence MSKALLAENDKQTFSTRRLEALTDGVFAIAMTLLVLDLKVPEIVGQVTNTGLMQALRGMQSNVVSFVVSFLLLGSMWAVHVRQFEHFHVADRHFTMINTLRLLAVVFIPFTTSLAGAYPNLLIARVLFPLNFFFLALISWWQWSYATKLDKQLKANLDKPEIVNGEQRNVVFLLISAATVVLSIFVGTWAFLLFALAPVFMRLFTAPVKVD encoded by the coding sequence ATGAGCAAAGCCCTATTAGCAGAGAATGATAAGCAAACCTTTTCGACCCGACGACTTGAGGCCCTAACCGACGGCGTGTTTGCCATTGCTATGACCCTTTTGGTGCTCGACTTGAAAGTGCCAGAGATTGTTGGGCAAGTCACAAATACAGGATTAATGCAGGCATTAAGAGGCATGCAAAGTAATGTTGTTAGCTTTGTGGTTAGTTTTTTGCTGCTTGGCAGCATGTGGGCGGTGCACGTACGGCAATTTGAGCACTTTCATGTTGCCGATCGCCACTTTACTATGATCAACACCCTGCGTTTGCTGGCCGTGGTGTTTATACCTTTTACCACCAGCCTGGCTGGAGCCTATCCAAATCTACTAATAGCTCGCGTGTTGTTCCCACTAAACTTTTTCTTTCTTGCCCTCATTAGCTGGTGGCAGTGGAGCTACGCCACCAAACTTGATAAGCAGCTTAAGGCAAACCTCGACAAGCCAGAGATAGTGAATGGTGAGCAGCGCAACGTAGTTTTTCTACTTATATCGGCTGCAACCGTGGTGCTTTCGATCTTTGTGGGCACCTGGGCATTTTTGCTATTTGCCCTGGCGCCAGTTTTTATGCGACTGTTTACCGCTCCCGTGAAAGTGGACTAA
- a CDS encoding thermonuclease family protein → MKKIVKALGLVVVGTLLIYGAYVQFRVNTSKTSGQANTYQVKKVVDGDTIEVVINGKTETVRLIGMDTPEVVDPRKPVQCFGREASAKGHELMDGKSVRLESDTLAGEVDKYNRRLAYVWLPDGSLYNQYMIAEGFAHEYTYQSQPYKYQAQFKAAQALAKSEQKGFWSPNTCDGDTKKAAS, encoded by the coding sequence TTGAAAAAGATAGTAAAAGCTTTGGGTCTTGTGGTGGTGGGTACTTTATTGATATATGGAGCTTATGTTCAGTTTCGGGTCAATACCAGCAAAACATCAGGACAGGCCAACACCTACCAAGTAAAAAAAGTAGTCGATGGCGACACCATTGAGGTGGTAATAAATGGCAAAACCGAGACCGTTCGTTTGATTGGCATGGACACACCAGAGGTGGTTGACCCGCGCAAGCCTGTGCAGTGCTTTGGCCGCGAGGCCAGCGCCAAAGGCCATGAACTCATGGATGGCAAAAGTGTGCGTCTTGAGTCTGACACCTTGGCTGGTGAAGTCGACAAATACAATCGGCGCCTAGCTTATGTCTGGTTGCCAGATGGTAGCCTGTATAATCAATATATGATAGCCGAAGGCTTTGCCCACGAATATACCTACCAGAGCCAACCCTACAAATATCAGGCTCAGTTTAAAGCTGCTCAAGCGCTGGCTAAATCTGAACAAAAAGGCTTTTGGAGTCCCAACACCTGCGACGGCGATACCAAAAAGGCTGCTAGCTAG